A single window of Microplitis demolitor isolate Queensland-Clemson2020A chromosome 7, iyMicDemo2.1a, whole genome shotgun sequence DNA harbors:
- the LOC103570107 gene encoding divergent protein kinase domain 2A, with amino-acid sequence MCLFILNKLSRYKYILIIVVIVISSIITRQIMNLLSPDLIELTELSKCPACYGTCACAKIFSNNFKIDFFNFYTMLSHLFAAKNVFYGSIGKTKVVLKKLAHDYELKLFDNMICENENLTHLCVNKNNNNNNNNYNNNNNDIDSDVNKIDYLSLIKSEVSLNINNANAKLVLCPNTNHLENLINLSQNYIFHNNDYIYLWTLIKINPEPIILKILQADKGWPVTKYYGACGRVVIEKYAGLPLTVYYHETWLRRAKIAIGLLESANMFTFRNPEYSFYFTDLSPDNIVIDENDKPVFIDLENVIILHKNISIEDQPKEWNDLHTSDNIDCDNCFSFSPTDICSHRISDHNYYSICQQILLDKPKDNGFLHSIPVYIFNNYKNLKVMIDECALPQTMKSRIEAGDELKKILQRILIDFHYE; translated from the exons atgtgtttatttattttaaataagttatcacgatataaatatatattaattattgtcgtTATTGTAATATCGAGTATAATTACTAgacaaataatgaatttactATCACCCGATTTAATAGAATTAACTGAATTATCAAAATGTCCCGCGTGTTATGGAACTTGTGCATgcgcaaaaatatttagtaataatttcaaaattgattttttcaatttttacacCATGTTATCTCACTTATTTGCCGccaaaaatgtattttatggCAGTATCGGTAAAACTAAAGTTGTTTTGAAGAAATTAGCCCATGATTatgaacttaaattatttgacaatATGATttgtgaaaatgaaaatttaacgcATTTGTgtgtaaacaaaaataataataataataataataattataataataataataatgatatagatagcgatgtaaataaaattgattatttatcattaataaagtCTGAAGTAtctttaaacataaataatgcAAACGCTAAATTAGTTTTATGTCCAAATACAaatcatttagaaaatttaatcaatttatcacaaaattatatttttcataataatgattatatttatttatggactttgattaaaattaatcctgAACCAATTATTCTtaag ATTCTGCAAGCTGACAAAGGATGGCCAGTTACTAAATATTACGGAGCTTGTGGACGAGTAGTCATAGAAAAATACGCGGGTCTTCCTCTAACAGTATATTATCATGAAACATGGTTACGTCGAGCAAAAATTGCAATAGGATTACTCGAGTCTGCCAACATGTTTACATTCCGCAATCCAGAATACTCATTCTATTTTACGGATTTGTCACCTGATAATATTGTCATTGATGAAAACGATAAGCCTGTATTTATTGATCtagaaaatgttattattttacataaaaatatttccatcGAAG ATCAACCAAAAGAATGGAATGATTTGCATACTAGCGATAATATTGACTGTGAtaattgtttttcattttcaccAACGGATATTTGTAGTCACCGCATAAGTGATCACAATTATTATTCCATTTGTCAG cAAATTTTATTGGACAAACCAAAAGATAATGGATTTTTACACTCAATacctgtatatatttttaataattataaaaatttaaaagtcatGATTGATGAATGTGCGTTACCTCAAACAATGAAGTCACGAATTGAAGCTggtgatgaattaaaaaaaattttacaacgtATTCTAATAGACTTTCAttacgaataa
- the LOC103570089 gene encoding uncharacterized protein LOC103570089 isoform X1: protein MFWKIQLLSTFIIFNNYCAASLDWPDISDVNSIDKFVQTFNSQIDNEFEVQSYMDEDYKNNVIKNFATEMLNIFHGFNKSDDYKSNFTWLDFENKLKNHRISKNSTLSLLPHIILESIKDELLTNENSTNNFFNNRIYNTINNIENICLFAANYSFFSFKSKYSYLKVLYTALTDEIDLWEVKSDSTDLDCDEHIFLQDLYDISREIIRGFFLRFFRMSIGLSLKSKCTNLNVTEKLIHEREYFMTDVKELMNFTQDYLGNYSEYIFSCDFDNHIRNKTYIELERMIQVVIHNEYYMDKAGSCSYNCDTKQMTLNSEMNEECMDISCNYMGKKLEVCELSDDVRRYQWFKDENNNVYGNNTNCKGKVEELYSWYQWTTRYCDFCVCTCTAKPRRLVHNEITALSFQDQTSDTDKNQIVVDLKFVVKNNTIYVDIKEGKLLPRGKIDKKSLVWKSLDNCTIFDDFTACKYPPKPGEATYIHLVARKDFGYPKILNLDDLIASTESVVTGVRFRYAGDLNTFPKFKNGSVELQIRVTDFNYESGKLSNTHHWISPDKNVTREELKLVRPDNPIKSPKNLPNLKKNQFVRFQVSDLKKDAGQSTVPFFDARAMENKVLFPLKGVGLLHRGHDGFGGFIAFKHFIINPSKSLNTNLGAAKPMKSITTDSLKWDLFAPPKWSLFPTTQ from the exons atgttttggAAGATACAATTACTAtcaacatttataatttttaataattactgtgcGGCTTCTCTTGACTGGCCAGACATAAGTGACGTGAATTCAATTGACAAGTTTGTACAAACGTTTAACTCTCAAATAGATAACGAATTTGAAGTTCAAAGTTATATGGATgaagattataaaaataatgtaattaaaaactttgcaacagaaatgttaaatatatttcacgGTTTCAATAAATCAGACgattataaatcaaattttacatggttagattttgaaaataagttaaaaaaccatcgaataagtaaaaatagtacattatcattattacctCACATAATTTTGGAAAGTATAAAAGATGAACTTCttacaaatgaaaattcaactaacaatttttttaacaatagaatttataacactattaataatattgaaaatatatgtttatttgcggcaaattattcatttttttcatttaaatcaaaatattcatatttaaaagttCTCTACACGGCATTAACAGAcgaaattgatttatgggAAGTG aaatcaGACAGCACAGATCTCGACTGCGatgaacatatatttttacaagatTTATATGACATATCAAGAGAAATAATAAGAggattttttttgagattctTTAGAATGAGTATAGgattaagtttaaaatcaaaatgtacAAATt taAATGTCACTGAGAAATTAATTCATGAAAGGGAATATTTTATGACTGATGTAAaagaattaatgaattttacaCAGGATTATTTGGGCAATTattcagaatatattttttcctgtGATTTTGATAATCACATCCGAA ATAAGACATACATTGAGTTGGAAAGAATGATTCAAGTAGTTATTCACAACGAATATTATATGGACAAGGCAGGAAGTTGTTCATACAATTGTGATACAAAACAAATGACACTTAATTCTGAAATGAATGAAGAATGTATGGATATAAGTTGCAATTacatgggaaaaaaacttGAAGTTTGTGAATTg AGTGATGATGTAAGGCGATACCAATGGTTCaaagatgaaaataataacgtaTATGGCAATAACACTAATTGTAAAGGAAAAGTGGAAGAATTATACAGTTGGTATCAATGGACAACACGTTATTGCGATTTTTGTGTGTGTACTTGTACTGCCAAGCCGCGAAGATTAGTACACAATGAAATTACTGCACTTAGTTTTCAAGATCAAACGTCAGACACCGACAAAAACCA gatCGTTGTCGATTTAAAGTTTGTTGTAAAAAACAATACAATTTATGTTGATATCAAAGAAGGTAAACTTTTACCACGaggaaaaatagataaaaaaagtttggtaTGGAAATCACTGGATAATTGCACcatttttgatgattttactGCATGCAAATATCCTCCCAAACCCGGTGAAGCTACATATATTCATTTAGTAGCGAGGAAAGATTTCGGTTAtcctaaaattttgaatttagatgATTTGATAGCGTCTACAGAATCAGTCGTTACAGGTGTTCGATTTCGATATGCTGGAGATTTAAATACATTtccgaaatttaaaaacggTTCTGTAGAACTGCAGATTCGTGTTACGGATTTCAATTACGAATCAGGTAAACTTTCTAATACCCATCATTGGATTTCGCCAGATAAGAATGTGACtag AGAAGAGTTGAAATTGGTAAGACCAGATAACCCAATAAAGTCTCCAAAAAACCTACCGAACTTAAAGAAAAACCAATTTGTTAGATTCCAAGTAtcggatttaaaaaaagatgcaGGTCAGTCAACTGTGCCTTTTTTTGATGCAAGAGCGATGGAAAACAAAGTTTTATTTCCACTCAAGGGTGTTGGGCTTTTGCATCGCGGTCATGATGGCTTTGGAGGATTCATAGCtttcaaacattttattataaatccaTCCAAGTCCTTGAATACTAATTTGGGTGCTGCTAAACCCATGAAAAGTATAACAACAGACTCATTAAAGTGGGACTTATTTGCTCCACCAAAATGGTCTCTATTTCCAACAacacaataa
- the LOC103570088 gene encoding eukaryotic translation initiation factor 2-alpha kinase 1, with protein sequence MDNDEIYKLLARFINNLIPLNDQNNPSKNSQDLAINGQLVEINSSSSSTLVVINFLEQICKLLKKNIISPHDLCFAFNEHYCKLNLVDDPCQLIAIGKLTKQFQVLYQLLNERLPISDIIKNPSISVSQPRYHSDFVELKFIASGGFGTVYKVRHRLDDHEYAVKKVCVTLDKVHKIIKILDEVKTLAKLNHTNVISYKNAWIEEGYSTINVPNITESQVSSDFSKNNNSDRLLSSSSLPGSLNISSRKFKIRSFNEPGCSTDIYTNSNSNCNGNDSVHHNRLLNSSVIVEEVINSNNTNNVSNCNSSDTIDSFVSFRNDNDNDNDNNDGNHYNYNSNSYSTGSDIEEIDEEENNSGVEEICNRQVCEYKSRPDVVTLYIQMALCEQSLRKWLDSRKNQISPVSTITGIFMQILKGLEYIHSHGIIHHDIKPCNIFISTSKLPHIQIGDFGLACLVKKENGHTVPFGTEMYAAPEQLSGSCDPKSDLYSLGIILMELLYPTRTFMELDNTLKLLKLGKIPDTLEKRYQKYGEIIIQLLAPDPKERPSSSELLQELKDNKDFIIDRLEEEIIEKDEAIRELKILNQILLSQLLKVKINNNPKLKRQNIKIKVRYFDKK encoded by the exons ATGGATAATGATGAAATATACAAATTACTCGCAAGATTTATCAACAATTTGATTCCTTTGAATg ATCAAAATAATCCAAGTAAAAATTCTCAAGACTTAGCAATTAATGGACAACTCGTTGAAATTaattcatcatcatcttccACATTAGTAGTCATCAATTTTCTCGaacaaatttgtaaattattgaaaaaaaatatcattagcCCACATGATTTATGCTTCG CTTTCAATGAACATTATTGTAAATTGAATCTTGTTGATGATCCATGTCAATTAATAGCAATAGgtaaattaacaaaacaatttcaagtattatatcaattattaaatgaacGATTGCCTATAAGTGATATCATAAAGAACCccag tatttCAGTGAGTCAGCCAAGGTATCACAGTGATTTTGTTGAGTTAAAGTTTATAGCGTCCGGTGGTTTTGGTACCGTATATAAAGTACGTCATCGTCTAGACGATCACGAGTATGCTGTAAAGAAAGTATGTGTGACTCTAGATAAAgttcacaaaataataaaaatattagatgaAGTGAAGACTCTAGCTAAATTGAATCATACCAATGTCATATCATACAAAAATGCGTGGATTGAAGAGGGTTATTCCACAATAAATGTACCAAATATTACCGAATCTCAAGTGTCGTCcgattttagtaaaaataataatagtgatagATTACTTTCATCCTCATCGTTACCTGGATCTTTAAATATATCCtctaggaaatttaaaataagaagtTTTAATGAACCTGGATGTTCAACTGATATTTATactaatagtaatagtaattgtAATGGTAATGATAGTGTTCATCATAATCGACTACTCAATTCATCTGTGATTGTTGAAGAagttattaatagtaataatactaataatgtTAGCAATTGTAATTCATCAGACACAATTGATTCATTTGTCAGTTTTAGAAATgacaatgataatgataatgataataatgatggtaatcattataattataatagtaatagttacaGTACTGGCAGTGATATTGAAGAAATTgatgaagaagaaaataattcgGGTGTTGAAGAAATTTGTAATCGTCAAGTTTGTGAATATAAATCG AGACCAGATGTTGTAACTTTGTATATACAAATGGCATTATGTGAACAATCATTAAGAAAGTGGTTGGATAGCAGAAAAAACCAAATAAGTCCAGTGTCGACCATAACTGGAATATTTATGCAAATTTTGAAAGGTCTAGAATACATACATTCGCATGGTATTATTCATCATGACATAAAA CcgtgtaatatatttatttcaacgtCGAAACTACCTCACATACAAATCGGAGATTTTGGATTGGCATGTCttgttaaaaaagaaaatggaCATACTGTTCCATTCGGAACTGAAATGTATGCAGCGCCTGAACAACTTAGTGGTAGTTGTGATCcaaag AGCGATTTATATAGCCTTGGAATTATTCTAATGGAACTATTATATCCTACGAGAACATTTATGGAGCTGGacaatacattgaaattattaaaacttggGAAAATTCCTGATACCTTAGAAAAACGATATCAAAAATAC GGGGAAATAATAATCCAACTTCTTGCTCCTGATCCAAAAGAACGGCCATCGTCGTCAGAATTATTGCAAGAATTGAAAGAcaataaagattttataatAGACAGGTTAGAAGAAgagataattgaaaaagatgAAGCCATAcgtgaattaaaaatactaaatcaGATATTGCTGAGTCAGCTattgaaagttaaaattaataataatccgaaattaaaaagacaaaatattaaaataaaagttagatattttgataaaaaataa
- the LOC103570089 gene encoding uncharacterized protein LOC103570089 isoform X2, whose translation MFWKIQLLSTFIIFNNYCAASLDWPDISDVNSIDKFVQTFNSQIDNEFEVQSYMDEDYKNNVIKNFATEMLNIFHGFNKSDDYKSNFTWLDFENKLKNHRISKNSTLSLLPHIILESIKDELLTNENSTNNFFNNRIYNTINNIENICLFAANYSFFSFKSKYSYLKVLYTALTDEIDLWEVKSDSTDLDCDEHIFLQDLYDISREIIRGFFLRFFRMSIGLSLKSKCTNLNVTEKLIHEREYFMTDVKELMNFTQDYLGNYSEYIFSCDFDNHIRNKTYIELERMIQVVIHNEYYMDKAGSCSYNCDTKQMTLNSEMNEECMDISCNYMGKKLEVCELSDDVRRYQWFKDENNNVYGNNTNCKGKVEELYSWYQWTTRYCDFCVCTCTAKPRRLVHNEITALSFQDQTSDTDKNQIVVDLKFVVKNNTIYVDIKEGKLLPRGKIDKKSLVWKSLDNCTIFDDFTACKYPPKPGEATYIHLVARKDFGYPKILNLDDLIASTESVVTGVRFRYAGDLNTFPKFKNGSVELQIRVTDFNYESGKLSNTHHWISPDKNVTRVEIGKTR comes from the exons atgttttggAAGATACAATTACTAtcaacatttataatttttaataattactgtgcGGCTTCTCTTGACTGGCCAGACATAAGTGACGTGAATTCAATTGACAAGTTTGTACAAACGTTTAACTCTCAAATAGATAACGAATTTGAAGTTCAAAGTTATATGGATgaagattataaaaataatgtaattaaaaactttgcaacagaaatgttaaatatatttcacgGTTTCAATAAATCAGACgattataaatcaaattttacatggttagattttgaaaataagttaaaaaaccatcgaataagtaaaaatagtacattatcattattacctCACATAATTTTGGAAAGTATAAAAGATGAACTTCttacaaatgaaaattcaactaacaatttttttaacaatagaatttataacactattaataatattgaaaatatatgtttatttgcggcaaattattcatttttttcatttaaatcaaaatattcatatttaaaagttCTCTACACGGCATTAACAGAcgaaattgatttatgggAAGTG aaatcaGACAGCACAGATCTCGACTGCGatgaacatatatttttacaagatTTATATGACATATCAAGAGAAATAATAAGAggattttttttgagattctTTAGAATGAGTATAGgattaagtttaaaatcaaaatgtacAAATt taAATGTCACTGAGAAATTAATTCATGAAAGGGAATATTTTATGACTGATGTAAaagaattaatgaattttacaCAGGATTATTTGGGCAATTattcagaatatattttttcctgtGATTTTGATAATCACATCCGAA ATAAGACATACATTGAGTTGGAAAGAATGATTCAAGTAGTTATTCACAACGAATATTATATGGACAAGGCAGGAAGTTGTTCATACAATTGTGATACAAAACAAATGACACTTAATTCTGAAATGAATGAAGAATGTATGGATATAAGTTGCAATTacatgggaaaaaaacttGAAGTTTGTGAATTg AGTGATGATGTAAGGCGATACCAATGGTTCaaagatgaaaataataacgtaTATGGCAATAACACTAATTGTAAAGGAAAAGTGGAAGAATTATACAGTTGGTATCAATGGACAACACGTTATTGCGATTTTTGTGTGTGTACTTGTACTGCCAAGCCGCGAAGATTAGTACACAATGAAATTACTGCACTTAGTTTTCAAGATCAAACGTCAGACACCGACAAAAACCA gatCGTTGTCGATTTAAAGTTTGTTGTAAAAAACAATACAATTTATGTTGATATCAAAGAAGGTAAACTTTTACCACGaggaaaaatagataaaaaaagtttggtaTGGAAATCACTGGATAATTGCACcatttttgatgattttactGCATGCAAATATCCTCCCAAACCCGGTGAAGCTACATATATTCATTTAGTAGCGAGGAAAGATTTCGGTTAtcctaaaattttgaatttagatgATTTGATAGCGTCTACAGAATCAGTCGTTACAGGTGTTCGATTTCGATATGCTGGAGATTTAAATACATTtccgaaatttaaaaacggTTCTGTAGAACTGCAGATTCGTGTTACGGATTTCAATTACGAATCAGGTAAACTTTCTAATACCCATCATTGGATTTCGCCAGATAAGAATGTGACtag AGTTGAAATTGGTAAGACCAGATAA